One window of Pseudomonas sp. FP198 genomic DNA carries:
- a CDS encoding LysR family transcriptional regulator: MDLANLNAFISIAETGSFSGAGERLHLTQPAISKRIAGLEQQLNVRLFDRLGREVSLTEAGRALLPRAYQILNVLDDTRRALTNLTGEVTGRLTLATSHHIGLHRLPPLLREFTRRYPQVALDIQFLDSEVAYEEILHGRAELAVITLAPEPHTLVRATPVWDDPLDFVVAPEHALLENNAVSLADIALHPAVFPGGNTFTHHIVQRLFEAQGLTPNIAMSTNYLETIKMMVSIGLAWSVLPRTMLDDQVARVPLPGIQLSRQLGYILHTERTLSNAARAFMALLDAQIDLPGTRA, from the coding sequence ATGGACCTCGCCAACCTCAATGCCTTTATTTCCATCGCTGAAACCGGCAGTTTTTCCGGTGCCGGTGAACGCCTGCACCTGACGCAACCGGCCATCAGCAAGCGTATCGCCGGCCTCGAGCAGCAGCTCAATGTGCGCCTGTTCGACCGTCTGGGCCGGGAAGTGAGCCTGACCGAAGCCGGTCGGGCCCTGCTGCCACGGGCCTATCAGATCCTCAACGTGCTGGACGACACCCGCCGCGCCCTGACCAACCTGACCGGCGAAGTGACCGGGCGCCTGACCCTCGCCACCAGCCACCATATCGGCTTGCACCGGCTGCCACCGCTGTTGCGGGAGTTCACCCGACGCTACCCACAGGTGGCACTGGATATTCAGTTCCTGGATTCGGAAGTGGCCTACGAGGAAATTCTCCATGGCCGGGCGGAACTGGCGGTCATCACCCTCGCCCCCGAGCCCCACACGCTGGTACGGGCCACGCCGGTGTGGGACGACCCGCTGGATTTCGTGGTGGCGCCGGAACACGCCCTGCTGGAAAACAACGCGGTCAGCCTGGCGGACATTGCCCTTCATCCGGCGGTTTTCCCGGGAGGCAACACGTTTACCCACCACATCGTGCAGCGGCTGTTCGAAGCCCAGGGCCTGACGCCGAACATCGCAATGAGCACGAATTATCTGGAAACCATAAAGATGATGGTCTCCATCGGCCTGGCCTGGAGCGTTTTGCCGCGCACGATGCTTGATGATCAGGTGGCGCGTGTGCCTTTGCCGGGCATACAGCTCAGTCGCCAGCTAGGCTATATCCTGCACACCGAACGGACGCTGTCGAACGCTGCACGGGCTTTCATGGCTCTATTGGACGCACAAATCGATCTGCCAGGGACAAGGGCATAA
- a CDS encoding dermonecrotic toxin domain-containing protein, producing the protein MPIPYSTKPQFTIEDSMRAQFATRPTLENVTQQILTAAINKKYPSLSIDLAKTWLATPESTGSWLLVPLMGRVMDYLANGTALDLGPLYSWPQKLTDGAGLELGSPSDNPDMKVIEGLIKELPWIIPVGMQNALMDYWTQAADTGLSRWRWVSDVLRDTLSIHAARQDDLSDFARETINQVIQCPENEEQIRRFGEDHTRVLCLEITLSSDSPNATALSSTFVLTRGNLALQCPPAGKIAVFSSMDAVFEQLRREVAEKYSVDEVLINRYVVDGNIFDAQAGVVLNRQLHTLGTLKLPASIGVEALEVLSKKLTDPTSYFRGAPLADRQALDSLKTHLPEWLLQACPADKALYRHYSLELARVKKAKWGRNFLSGISDIRQFAKTALWIKMLSDRGRFEPRSSVQTSSVLNIDDIELIFFKFAASGGSIGSPGPVSGVVEPVTMSLTDLALKNLSGSPGSLATVRHRLGLSLPAWLTPGYVTGLIQQVDIGRVYPQELQARLLGDTPDAGERERLFGDQLSAQLPLQALELSLKKENGLTPLGVRYVAALMQPEGVVQQVGDEPVVIRHLALLREPDATPDIVSNMFIIEPANIEAGPHLLYRPFYSPVLHEFSSRAALLEAISNPGPLQDSVLVWLDDSARSVYANGGFHEPHFVRYGLGIEYAPIDLTPPAASLSTSDSNDELQTYLQNGKLHQYLYGSNARALVEQADRDSVSNSENRWAALFEGGSLIFNTLLSLPFLGGPVMVTAWLLSLISVVKDIPALYSEDPVARELALVDLLLNVGMSLFHVGSSVLQSQPRLAPGTRAKVVPLPAPLRIAKQLPEPLLPKVVAGTVSLAGELPKTHSMLLDFSFASARNRLTPSQRENLSRFEVMVEGPLPDPIPDGMYVINGKRHVMVENQLYQVQDVQDGAVAIVNPRNVNQQGPYLQRSNGMWSLDLRLGLKGGAPSKRLGALALANVEKQNELATFAKKFNEESPRLEEKYEKLVTLIKRAKNDPRKPFSEEQINQMHQKLSPIAQEQINLYESFLEKALSLFEKSKHWQRMAFERSDVGEVVNKLARACDAVVSVNSLGRVALGKAYPEFDIPMGPELIEVIRKNHARYKELSRELTKLDKSSLAMTDLKERFLQRREKLSSSGFEGTHPYVIAASSYTPLGMRAFILRSKLFQGLKQWHSAARIMLEAVFEPLQEHIQTHTELNSINLGAAERLDVLGSLVERYGEAQDVMANLDGQLDSDVSSQVNDVLKFLKQDAFSKLSVEIEQLEWVGQQSASPAKSKPALQVTQRRVIKTRHKGTLIGRLRPLVREAQNEMVEIRSEPDNKLLSTYSKQGDIWEEVNVQAPEPQNIDILVGNARKLAAEQVDFLKGLEGFKQVSEHAVAVEEIADHQAQCLDEAARGLKNALKGALDDNEARYQPLIDELVGKSKALRAKGLEFRKELSLRLPPTHGNLQFLLENKFLQIHKLGPRQKMRRDFLQEYALYETGKGLADAPWYAHFHYRAADTPKDAYTAAHLKTREQRRQGTYATGTEAAQVRINVYRGQIGSNLIHQWFLPLAT; encoded by the coding sequence ATGCCGATTCCTTATTCAACAAAACCACAATTTACAATCGAAGATTCGATGCGAGCGCAGTTCGCCACTCGCCCAACCCTGGAAAACGTTACCCAACAAATACTCACCGCTGCGATTAATAAAAAATACCCCTCGCTGAGCATCGATTTGGCGAAGACCTGGCTGGCAACGCCCGAGTCGACTGGAAGCTGGTTATTGGTGCCGTTGATGGGTCGAGTGATGGATTACCTGGCCAACGGTACTGCACTTGATCTGGGGCCGCTCTACTCTTGGCCCCAGAAGTTGACCGATGGGGCGGGGTTGGAGCTGGGTTCTCCCTCCGACAATCCTGATATGAAAGTGATCGAAGGGCTGATCAAAGAGCTGCCATGGATCATCCCGGTCGGCATGCAGAATGCCCTGATGGATTATTGGACCCAGGCTGCGGATACGGGCCTCAGTCGTTGGCGATGGGTCAGCGATGTGCTTAGGGACACACTGAGCATTCACGCAGCCCGCCAGGATGACTTGAGCGATTTCGCCCGTGAAACCATCAATCAAGTGATCCAGTGTCCTGAGAATGAAGAACAAATCCGTCGATTCGGTGAAGATCATACGCGTGTCTTGTGTCTGGAAATCACGCTCAGCAGCGATAGTCCCAATGCCACCGCGCTAAGTTCCACATTTGTGCTGACGCGCGGTAACTTGGCATTGCAATGCCCGCCCGCTGGGAAAATCGCTGTCTTTTCTTCAATGGACGCGGTTTTTGAGCAGTTGAGGCGTGAGGTGGCTGAAAAATATTCAGTCGATGAGGTTCTTATCAATCGCTACGTCGTTGACGGCAATATTTTCGATGCTCAGGCAGGGGTTGTTCTGAACAGGCAACTACATACTCTTGGCACACTGAAACTGCCGGCCAGTATCGGGGTGGAGGCATTGGAGGTGTTATCTAAAAAGCTGACTGACCCCACCAGCTATTTTCGCGGAGCGCCTCTCGCTGACCGGCAAGCCCTTGATTCGCTAAAAACTCATCTGCCCGAATGGTTGCTTCAGGCTTGCCCTGCTGATAAGGCCCTCTATCGCCATTACAGTCTTGAATTGGCTCGCGTCAAAAAAGCCAAGTGGGGTCGTAATTTCCTCAGCGGAATTTCGGATATACGTCAATTTGCGAAAACTGCTCTCTGGATAAAAATGCTGAGTGACCGCGGGCGGTTCGAACCCCGTTCATCAGTACAGACATCCTCCGTCCTGAATATCGATGATATCGAGTTGATTTTTTTCAAGTTTGCCGCCTCAGGAGGGAGCATCGGCAGTCCTGGCCCCGTCAGTGGTGTTGTGGAGCCGGTGACAATGAGCCTGACGGATCTGGCACTGAAAAACCTGTCGGGTTCACCGGGTAGTTTAGCAACCGTGCGCCATCGCCTTGGATTGTCGCTGCCTGCATGGCTGACACCTGGATATGTAACGGGGTTGATCCAACAGGTTGATATTGGCAGGGTTTACCCTCAGGAACTTCAGGCGCGCTTATTAGGCGATACCCCTGACGCAGGCGAGCGTGAACGGTTATTTGGTGACCAACTCAGCGCGCAGCTTCCATTGCAGGCTCTGGAATTGAGCCTCAAGAAAGAAAACGGTTTGACCCCGCTGGGCGTGCGTTATGTCGCGGCGCTGATGCAGCCCGAAGGCGTTGTCCAGCAGGTCGGTGATGAGCCGGTGGTCATTCGTCATCTGGCGTTGCTGCGTGAACCCGATGCAACCCCTGATATTGTCAGCAACATGTTCATTATTGAACCGGCCAATATCGAGGCAGGCCCGCACTTGCTGTACCGGCCGTTTTATTCGCCCGTACTGCACGAGTTCAGTTCTCGCGCAGCCCTATTAGAGGCCATTTCAAACCCCGGGCCGTTGCAAGACAGCGTCCTGGTCTGGTTGGACGATAGCGCTCGGTCGGTTTATGCCAATGGAGGTTTTCATGAACCCCATTTCGTGCGTTATGGCCTGGGTATCGAGTACGCGCCAATCGATCTGACCCCCCCTGCGGCCAGTCTGTCCACCAGCGACTCCAATGACGAGTTGCAGACGTACCTGCAGAACGGAAAGTTGCATCAATACCTGTATGGCAGCAATGCCAGAGCTTTGGTGGAACAGGCGGACAGAGACTCGGTGTCCAACAGCGAAAACCGATGGGCCGCCCTGTTTGAAGGGGGAAGCCTGATATTCAATACCTTGTTGTCTCTACCTTTTCTAGGCGGCCCGGTGATGGTAACGGCTTGGTTGCTCAGCTTGATATCCGTCGTCAAGGACATTCCAGCGCTTTATAGCGAGGACCCGGTTGCGCGCGAGCTGGCCCTCGTCGATTTGTTGCTCAACGTAGGAATGTCGCTGTTCCATGTGGGTTCGAGCGTTCTACAGAGCCAGCCCAGGTTGGCCCCAGGGACAAGGGCCAAAGTCGTGCCCTTGCCGGCCCCTCTGAGGATTGCCAAGCAATTGCCGGAGCCACTCCTGCCGAAAGTTGTCGCAGGAACTGTCAGTTTGGCGGGAGAGCTGCCCAAGACGCACAGTATGCTTCTGGATTTCAGTTTTGCCAGTGCCCGAAATCGTCTGACGCCCAGCCAGCGTGAAAATTTGTCGCGCTTCGAGGTGATGGTTGAAGGGCCGCTGCCCGATCCGATACCCGACGGCATGTATGTAATAAACGGCAAGCGACATGTCATGGTCGAGAATCAGCTGTATCAGGTCCAGGATGTGCAGGATGGAGCCGTTGCCATTGTTAATCCGCGCAACGTCAATCAGCAGGGCCCCTATTTGCAGCGGTCAAACGGAATGTGGTCACTGGACTTGCGTTTGGGATTGAAGGGCGGCGCGCCCTCGAAGCGCTTGGGCGCTTTGGCTCTGGCAAACGTTGAAAAACAAAACGAGTTGGCAACCTTTGCTAAAAAGTTCAATGAAGAGTCGCCGAGGCTGGAAGAAAAATACGAAAAGTTGGTAACGCTTATAAAACGCGCAAAAAATGATCCACGCAAGCCTTTTAGCGAGGAGCAGATTAACCAAATGCATCAAAAGCTTTCGCCTATCGCCCAGGAGCAAATAAATTTATATGAGAGTTTTCTGGAAAAAGCGCTGAGCCTGTTTGAGAAATCCAAACACTGGCAGCGTATGGCATTCGAGCGCAGTGACGTGGGCGAAGTCGTCAATAAACTGGCCAGAGCTTGTGATGCTGTCGTATCGGTTAATTCTCTAGGGCGTGTAGCGTTGGGGAAGGCGTACCCGGAGTTTGATATCCCCATGGGCCCGGAGTTGATAGAGGTTATTAGAAAAAACCACGCTAGATATAAGGAGCTCAGCAGGGAGTTGACCAAGCTTGACAAAAGCAGTCTCGCGATGACTGATCTCAAGGAACGCTTTCTGCAGCGCCGGGAAAAGTTGAGTTCATCAGGGTTCGAGGGCACCCATCCCTATGTGATCGCTGCATCCAGCTACACGCCTCTTGGCATGAGAGCCTTTATCTTGCGCAGCAAGTTATTCCAAGGCTTGAAACAATGGCATAGCGCTGCGCGAATAATGCTGGAGGCGGTATTCGAGCCGCTGCAAGAACACATCCAGACGCACACCGAGCTGAACAGCATTAATCTAGGCGCTGCGGAGCGTTTGGATGTGCTAGGTAGCCTGGTTGAGCGTTACGGCGAGGCTCAGGATGTAATGGCTAATCTTGATGGCCAGTTGGACAGTGACGTTTCGAGCCAGGTCAACGACGTTCTGAAATTTTTGAAACAGGATGCGTTCAGTAAACTGAGCGTTGAAATAGAACAGCTTGAGTGGGTGGGCCAGCAGTCGGCGTCTCCGGCCAAGTCCAAGCCTGCCCTGCAAGTTACGCAGCGCAGGGTCATCAAGACCCGTCACAAAGGCACCTTGATTGGCCGGCTGAGGCCGCTTGTGCGCGAAGCCCAAAATGAAATGGTCGAAATCCGATCTGAACCTGATAACAAATTGCTTTCCACGTATTCAAAGCAAGGGGATATATGGGAGGAAGTTAACGTTCAGGCGCCCGAACCACAAAATATCGACATTTTGGTGGGGAATGCTCGCAAACTCGCTGCCGAACAAGTGGATTTTTTGAAGGGACTGGAGGGATTCAAACAGGTTAGCGAGCACGCCGTCGCGGTCGAAGAGATTGCCGACCACCAGGCACAATGTCTCGATGAGGCTGCCAGAGGGCTCAAGAATGCACTCAAAGGAGCGCTGGACGATAACGAAGCGCGTTATCAGCCGCTGATTGACGAACTGGTTGGAAAGTCCAAGGCACTGAGGGCCAAGGGCCTGGAGTTTCGCAAGGAGCTAAGCCTCAGGTTGCCCCCCACGCATGGCAACCTTCAATTTCTGCTTGAGAACAAGTTTCTGCAAATCCATAAGCTGGGACCGCGCCAGAAAATGCGAAGGGACTTTTTGCAGGAATATGCGCTCTATGAAACCGGTAAGGGCCTCGCGGACGCCCCTTGGTATGCACATTTTCATTACCGCGCAGCCGATACGCCGAAGGACGCCTATACAGCTGCACATTTGAAAACCCGGGAGCAACGTAGGCAAGGCACGTATGCGACCGGAACAGAGGCCGCACAAGTGAGGATCAATGTGTATCGGGGCCAGATTGGCTCGAATCTGATTCATCAGTGGTTCTTGCCGCTGGCAACCTGA